A genome region from Streptomyces pratensis includes the following:
- a CDS encoding NACHT domain-containing protein, with protein MSGTEVAVIRLATTVIGTIARALLTPRPGAALVPDPVRPLPRPAKPDRLVKVLGGRLAERYADLPEHERLAALDSVHDTFASAGELTAERLFALDLDEDRLHAELTDPAVGLSGRAAELYDELLHRCCAHALEQFTTHPSFAARAAVEQTRAGARTRELVEDVRSRVGPRPDAAALAFEQRYADFVATTNCRMGLFGLTLGRSASEWPLETAYISLSVSGDGARQDGLDHTAAVTVSVEQALAGTERLLLRGPAGSGKSTLVQWLALNAARRTFGGDLGDWNRCVPFVLRLRAFTSHGTLPTPEDFLRAAGIPLHGAAPEGWVDGLLSDGRGLVLVDGVDEVPMRLRHRTEKWLKDLIAAYPRSRYVVTTRPSAVPDSWLAGFGFDAHSLLAMDRKDIHAFIGHWHAAARSECVSSEQLGQLDVYEASLRRAVTTRRDLERLATNPLMCALLCALNRDRRMQLPRARKELYDAALDMLLVRRDTEREIVGVEGVDLTREEQTALLQRLAYWLIRNGQAEADRHEAAAMVAEWMTAMSQVRGSAEEVFSHLLIRSGLLREPAPGAVGFVHRTFQDYLGAKAAVEARDFGVLVQHAHDDQWHDVVQMAVGHARSDERARLIRQLLKRAERTRRHRHRLVLLAAASLEHAPELDPAVRAEVQRQTADLLPPRTRAEAEELAEVGELVLELLPGPEELPEYAAGCVVLTAALIGGDAAYEVVKRYRDDERASVATQVTNAWSSFHTETYAREMLAPRTWNDVHVSVANADQMAALRFVPRARGIRLQGDHEDLSPLTSRQGAERLFVYDNKTLTDIAPAASMRSLTEVGLSLCPGVRDLTPLSELPLTWLSLVQLHPDTPKEQLEPLTDVRSLNLGHRFPVDSIGELALSPRLTSLTLSRETGDLSLEGLELWTGLEELGLYDRRHLPYVTSSPLLRRLKQLALGWQGLPDLNALAGFTELDTLILNCCHCPAGLAPLRELPSLTHLYLYARPEEDPVDLAPLACRDDLTIHVGVETRTTGTELFPPERILRKQ; from the coding sequence GTGTCGGGTACGGAAGTTGCGGTGATCCGGCTGGCCACCACGGTCATCGGCACGATCGCCAGGGCACTGCTGACCCCCAGGCCGGGCGCGGCCCTGGTCCCGGACCCGGTCCGGCCGCTCCCCCGCCCCGCGAAGCCGGACCGGCTGGTGAAGGTCCTCGGCGGCCGGCTGGCGGAGCGCTACGCGGACCTGCCCGAGCACGAACGCCTCGCCGCTCTCGACTCCGTGCACGACACCTTCGCCTCGGCAGGCGAACTGACCGCCGAGCGGCTGTTCGCGCTGGACCTGGACGAGGACCGGCTGCATGCCGAGCTCACGGATCCGGCCGTCGGCCTTTCCGGCCGTGCGGCCGAGCTGTACGACGAGCTGCTGCACCGCTGCTGTGCCCATGCGCTGGAACAGTTCACCACCCACCCGTCGTTCGCGGCGCGTGCGGCCGTGGAGCAGACCAGGGCGGGAGCACGGACGCGCGAGCTGGTGGAGGACGTACGCTCCCGGGTCGGCCCCCGCCCGGACGCCGCGGCCCTCGCCTTCGAGCAGCGGTACGCCGATTTCGTGGCCACCACGAACTGCCGGATGGGTCTGTTCGGGCTGACGCTCGGGCGGTCGGCGAGCGAGTGGCCGCTGGAGACGGCGTACATCAGCCTGAGCGTGAGCGGCGACGGTGCCCGGCAGGACGGGCTGGACCACACGGCCGCGGTGACGGTCTCCGTGGAGCAGGCCCTGGCCGGCACGGAGCGTCTGTTACTGAGAGGGCCGGCGGGCTCGGGCAAGAGCACGCTGGTGCAGTGGCTGGCTCTGAACGCCGCCCGCCGCACCTTCGGCGGCGACCTCGGCGACTGGAACCGCTGCGTGCCGTTCGTACTGCGGCTGCGCGCCTTCACCTCGCACGGCACGCTGCCCACTCCGGAGGACTTCCTGCGTGCGGCCGGCATCCCGCTGCACGGAGCGGCGCCGGAGGGATGGGTGGACGGCCTGCTGTCCGACGGCCGGGGCCTCGTCCTGGTGGACGGGGTCGACGAGGTGCCGATGCGGCTCCGCCACCGCACGGAGAAGTGGTTGAAGGACTTGATCGCGGCTTACCCGAGGTCCCGCTACGTGGTGACGACCCGGCCGTCCGCCGTCCCGGACAGCTGGCTGGCCGGCTTCGGCTTCGATGCGCACTCCCTGCTGGCGATGGACCGGAAGGACATCCACGCGTTCATCGGCCACTGGCATGCGGCCGCCCGGTCCGAGTGCGTGTCCAGTGAGCAGCTGGGGCAGCTCGACGTGTACGAGGCTTCGCTGCGGCGCGCGGTGACGACCCGCCGCGACCTGGAGAGGCTGGCGACCAACCCGCTCATGTGCGCCCTGCTGTGCGCGCTCAACAGGGACCGGCGGATGCAGCTGCCACGCGCCCGGAAGGAGCTGTACGACGCCGCGCTCGACATGCTGCTCGTACGGCGCGACACGGAGCGCGAGATCGTCGGTGTGGAGGGCGTCGACCTGACCCGGGAGGAGCAGACCGCGCTGTTGCAGCGGCTGGCGTACTGGCTGATCCGTAACGGCCAGGCCGAGGCGGACCGCCACGAGGCCGCGGCCATGGTGGCCGAGTGGATGACGGCGATGTCGCAGGTCCGGGGCAGTGCCGAGGAGGTTTTCTCGCACCTGCTGATCAGGAGCGGACTGCTGCGCGAACCAGCCCCGGGGGCAGTGGGCTTCGTGCACCGTACGTTCCAGGACTACCTCGGCGCGAAGGCGGCGGTGGAGGCGCGGGACTTCGGTGTGCTGGTCCAGCACGCCCATGACGACCAGTGGCACGATGTCGTGCAGATGGCGGTGGGTCACGCCCGGTCCGACGAACGGGCCCGGCTGATCCGCCAGTTGCTGAAGCGGGCGGAGCGCACCCGCAGACACCGGCACCGACTGGTGCTGCTGGCGGCGGCGAGTCTGGAGCACGCACCGGAACTGGACCCCGCCGTGCGGGCGGAGGTGCAGCGGCAGACGGCGGACCTGCTGCCGCCGCGGACGCGGGCGGAGGCGGAGGAGCTGGCGGAGGTCGGTGAACTGGTTCTGGAGCTGTTGCCGGGGCCGGAGGAGCTGCCTGAGTACGCAGCGGGTTGCGTCGTGCTGACGGCGGCTCTCATCGGCGGCGACGCCGCATACGAGGTGGTCAAGCGCTATCGGGACGACGAGCGGGCATCGGTGGCCACCCAGGTCACCAACGCGTGGAGCTCCTTCCACACCGAGACGTACGCCCGGGAGATGCTCGCGCCACGGACCTGGAACGATGTCCACGTGTCCGTGGCGAACGCCGATCAGATGGCGGCCCTGCGGTTCGTGCCCCGGGCCCGGGGGATCCGATTGCAGGGCGATCACGAGGACCTTTCCCCTCTGACCTCACGCCAGGGGGCGGAGAGGCTCTTCGTCTACGACAACAAGACGCTGACCGACATCGCCCCAGCGGCCTCGATGCGCTCACTCACGGAGGTCGGCCTCAGCCTCTGCCCGGGTGTCCGTGATCTGACCCCGCTTTCGGAGCTCCCGCTGACCTGGCTGTCGCTGGTGCAGCTGCATCCCGACACGCCGAAGGAACAACTGGAGCCGCTCACGGACGTCCGCTCCCTCAACCTGGGGCACCGTTTCCCCGTCGACAGCATCGGCGAGCTGGCCCTCAGCCCTCGCCTGACGTCACTCACACTGTCCAGGGAGACCGGGGACCTCAGCTTGGAGGGTCTGGAGCTGTGGACCGGACTGGAGGAGCTCGGCCTGTACGACCGCAGGCATCTGCCTTACGTCACGAGCAGCCCGTTGCTGCGCAGGCTCAAGCAGCTCGCCCTGGGCTGGCAGGGCCTCCCGGACTTGAACGCCCTCGCAGGATTCACAGAACTCGACACCCTCATCCTCAACTGCTGCCACTGCCCGGCCGGGCTGGCCCCCTTGCGGGAACTGCCCTCGCTGACGCACCTGTATCTGTACGCCCGGCCTGAGGAGGACCCCGTGGACCTCGCCCCGCTGGCCTGTCGCGACGACCTCACCATCCACGTAGGGGTCGAGACCCGGACGACCGGAACCGAGCTTTTCCCTCCCGAGCGGATCCTGCGCAAGCAGTAG
- a CDS encoding VIT1/CCC1 transporter family protein, which translates to MTRQARRPAPNPQGGFGARPDRLRVAVLGANDGVVSTAGLVVGVAGATGDRSTLLTAGLAGLLAGSMSMAAGEYVSVSTQRDSEKAALATERRELEETPEAELAELTGLLEEKGLSNTLAREAAVQLTRRDALRAHAEVELGIDPDELTNPWHAAGASFLAFTVGALLPLLAIVVPPPSVRLSVTVLSVLAALALTGWWSARLGEAPAGRAVLRNTAGGAVAMAVTYGVGALLGAAGV; encoded by the coding sequence GTGACGAGGCAGGCGCGCAGACCCGCGCCGAACCCACAAGGCGGGTTCGGCGCCCGGCCCGACCGGCTGCGGGTCGCAGTGCTCGGAGCCAACGACGGGGTGGTCTCCACCGCCGGCCTGGTCGTCGGCGTGGCAGGGGCCACCGGGGACCGCTCCACCCTTCTGACGGCGGGCCTGGCCGGGCTGCTCGCGGGTTCCATGTCGATGGCGGCGGGCGAGTACGTGTCGGTGTCGACCCAGCGCGATTCCGAGAAGGCCGCGCTGGCGACGGAGAGACGTGAGCTGGAGGAGACCCCGGAGGCGGAGCTCGCCGAGCTGACCGGACTGCTGGAGGAGAAGGGACTGAGCAACACGCTCGCCCGGGAGGCAGCAGTCCAGCTCACCCGGCGCGACGCGCTGCGCGCCCACGCGGAGGTCGAGCTGGGTATCGACCCGGACGAGCTGACCAACCCGTGGCACGCGGCGGGAGCGAGTTTCCTGGCCTTCACCGTGGGCGCGCTGCTGCCGCTCCTGGCGATCGTGGTCCCGCCACCCTCGGTGCGGCTTTCCGTCACCGTGCTGTCCGTGCTCGCGGCTCTCGCGCTCACCGGCTGGTGGAGCGCGCGGCTGGGCGAGGCGCCGGCGGGGCGCGCGGTGCTGCGGAACACGGCCGGGGGAGCGGTGGCCATGGCGGTGACGTACGGGGTTGGGGCTCTGCTGGGGGCGGCGGGGGTTTGA
- a CDS encoding zinc-dependent alcohol dehydrogenase family protein, with protein sequence MRATVIHAPHDIRVEEVPDATVQQPTDVVLRVLRACICGSDLWAYRGESARQPGQRIGHEFLGVVEEAGSGVNGFVVGDLVVAPFVWSDGTCTYCAEGLTTSCPQGGFWGSVGSDGGQGEAVRVPFADGTLVRLPSAAASDDRLLTALLALSDVLGTGHHAALGAGVKPGSTVAVVGDGAVGLCGVMAAKRLGAERIIALGRHQARTDIARAFGATDVVAERGEAALAAVRELTRGEGTQGVIEAVGTEESMRTAIGIVRDGGSVGYVGVPHGSGTGVDLGVMFDRNIALRGGVAPVRTYIPELLPDVLDGTIDPSPVFDLSVGLGGVPGGYKAMDERTALKVLIKP encoded by the coding sequence ATGCGCGCCACAGTGATCCACGCCCCCCACGACATCCGTGTGGAGGAGGTGCCCGACGCCACGGTCCAGCAGCCCACCGACGTGGTTCTGCGGGTGCTGCGGGCCTGCATCTGCGGCAGTGACCTGTGGGCCTACCGGGGCGAATCGGCCCGGCAGCCCGGGCAGCGCATCGGCCACGAGTTCCTCGGCGTCGTCGAGGAGGCGGGCTCCGGGGTCAACGGCTTCGTCGTCGGCGATCTCGTCGTCGCGCCCTTCGTCTGGTCGGACGGCACCTGCACCTACTGCGCCGAAGGGCTCACGACCTCCTGCCCCCAGGGCGGCTTCTGGGGCTCGGTCGGTTCCGACGGCGGCCAGGGGGAGGCGGTACGTGTCCCGTTCGCCGACGGCACCCTGGTCAGGCTCCCGTCGGCGGCCGCGTCCGACGACCGGCTGCTCACCGCGCTGCTGGCACTCTCCGACGTCCTGGGCACCGGACACCACGCCGCGCTAGGTGCGGGCGTGAAGCCCGGCAGCACCGTGGCCGTCGTCGGTGACGGCGCGGTCGGCCTGTGCGGCGTGATGGCGGCCAAGCGGCTCGGCGCCGAGCGGATCATCGCACTCGGCCGCCACCAGGCCCGTACCGACATAGCCCGTGCCTTCGGCGCCACCGACGTCGTTGCCGAGCGTGGCGAGGCGGCCCTCGCGGCCGTACGGGAGCTGACGCGGGGCGAAGGCACCCAAGGGGTGATCGAGGCGGTCGGCACCGAGGAGTCGATGCGTACGGCCATCGGCATCGTCCGCGACGGCGGCTCCGTCGGTTACGTCGGAGTCCCGCACGGCAGCGGCACCGGGGTGGACCTCGGCGTCATGTTCGACCGGAACATCGCGCTGCGGGGCGGCGTCGCCCCCGTGCGCACGTACATCCCGGAACTGCTCCCCGACGTGCTGGACGGCACGATCGACCCGTCGCCGGTCTTCGACCTGTCGGTCGGGCTGGGCGGGGTGCCGGGCGGCTACAAGGCGATGGACGAGCGCACGGCGCTCAAGGTGCTCATCAAGCCGTAG
- a CDS encoding S8 family peptidase, with protein sequence MAHLASRRTRVLTLPVGLALTASLGFLPTGAVAAAPADEPAAAVRADGPKLSYVVNTRAGHGTVKQVRKAISAAGGTVVTSYDKIGVIVVHSQNPDFGATIRKAKGVQSAGATRTNPIVPQATKDIGVGQPLTAGQARAAADDAVAGQDELEPLQWDLPAIKADKAHQKSLGSSKVTVAVIDTGVDDTHPDLAPNFDRAASVNCVTGAPDTTDGAWRPAAGESDHGTHVAGTIAAAKNGTGVTGVAPGVKVSGIKVSTPAGFFYTEAVVCGFVWAAEHGVDVTNNSYYTDPWLFNCKNDPDQGALVESVTRATRYAEGKGVVNVAAAGNSDHDLALDAIEDTTSPNDTTPVTRTVDPSACPDIPTMVPGVVTVSATGAKNLKSSYSNYGLGVIDVAAPGGDSTRYQTPDAPAVSGLILSTLPGGGFGYKAGTSMASPHVAGVAALIKSTHPYASAAAVKALLKHQADATACGAPYDIDGDGAVDAVCEGGKQNNGFYGAGVVDALDAVRR encoded by the coding sequence ATGGCTCATCTGGCATCCAGACGGACTCGTGTACTCACGCTGCCCGTCGGACTCGCGCTCACGGCCTCGCTCGGCTTCCTCCCGACGGGTGCCGTGGCCGCGGCACCCGCGGACGAGCCGGCGGCGGCGGTTCGCGCGGACGGCCCCAAGCTGTCGTACGTCGTGAACACGCGGGCGGGCCACGGCACCGTCAAGCAGGTGCGGAAGGCGATATCCGCGGCCGGCGGAACCGTCGTGACGTCGTACGACAAGATCGGCGTCATCGTCGTCCACTCACAGAACCCGGACTTCGGCGCGACGATCCGCAAGGCCAAGGGCGTCCAGTCGGCGGGCGCCACGCGCACGAATCCGATCGTGCCGCAGGCGACGAAGGACATCGGCGTCGGACAGCCCCTCACCGCCGGTCAGGCGCGGGCGGCGGCGGACGACGCGGTGGCCGGTCAGGACGAACTCGAACCCCTGCAGTGGGACCTGCCCGCCATCAAGGCGGACAAGGCCCACCAGAAGTCGCTCGGCAGCAGCAAGGTCACGGTCGCGGTCATCGACACGGGTGTGGATGACACCCACCCGGACCTGGCCCCGAACTTCGACCGCGCGGCCTCGGTCAACTGTGTGACCGGCGCCCCGGACACCACGGACGGCGCCTGGCGGCCCGCCGCCGGTGAGAGCGACCACGGCACGCACGTCGCGGGCACCATAGCCGCGGCGAAGAACGGCACCGGCGTCACCGGCGTCGCGCCGGGCGTGAAGGTCTCCGGCATCAAGGTGTCCACGCCTGCCGGATTCTTCTACACCGAGGCCGTCGTGTGCGGCTTCGTGTGGGCCGCCGAGCACGGCGTCGACGTGACCAACAACAGCTACTACACCGACCCGTGGCTGTTCAACTGCAAGAACGACCCGGACCAGGGCGCCCTGGTCGAGTCGGTCACCCGCGCCACCCGCTACGCGGAGGGCAAGGGTGTCGTGAACGTCGCCGCGGCCGGCAACTCCGACCACGACCTGGCCCTCGACGCCATCGAGGACACGACGAGCCCCAACGACACGACACCGGTCACGCGCACGGTCGACCCGAGCGCCTGCCCCGACATCCCGACCATGGTGCCGGGCGTCGTGACGGTCTCCGCCACCGGTGCGAAGAACCTCAAGTCCTCGTACTCGAACTACGGGCTCGGGGTCATCGACGTGGCCGCCCCCGGCGGTGACTCGACGCGCTACCAGACGCCGGACGCACCGGCAGTCAGCGGTCTGATCCTGTCGACGCTTCCCGGCGGCGGATTCGGCTACAAGGCCGGTACGTCGATGGCGTCCCCCCACGTCGCGGGTGTCGCCGCCCTGATCAAGTCGACCCACCCGTACGCCTCGGCGGCCGCGGTGAAGGCACTGCTGAAGCACCAGGCCGACGCCACCGCTTGCGGCGCGCCGTACGACATCGACGGTGACGGCGCCGTCGACGCGGTCTGCGAGGGCGGCAAGCAGAACAACGGCTTCTACGGAGCCGGTGTCGTGGACGCGCTGGACGCGGTCCGCAGGTAA
- a CDS encoding DEDDh family exonuclease — MTMLDDRQTAAPWPAAYPRGYAVVDVETTGLARDDRIISAAVYRLDARGEVEDHWYTLVNPERDPGPVWIHGLTSDVLEGAPLFPEVAAQLSERLAGRVLVAHNAAFDWSMIAREYARAAVTAPVEQRLCTIALAKELRLPLPNHKLESLAAHFGVVQQRAHHALDDARVLAEAFRPSLHAAARDGVRLPLLECRPLTEWSDSPVIPRAGYRPSQGQGSWRPSRKRPACPYPNPGRYESDKPLMQGMRVAFSGDTSIDRELLEDRAVEAGLHVATSVSRLTSLLVTNDPDSATSKTVKAKSFGTPVLEESAFTHLLRDVAPAATVAVPKPSPSSE, encoded by the coding sequence GTGACCATGCTCGACGACCGTCAGACCGCAGCGCCGTGGCCGGCCGCGTATCCCCGGGGATACGCGGTCGTCGACGTGGAGACCACCGGACTCGCCCGCGACGACCGGATAATCTCCGCTGCCGTGTACCGGCTGGACGCGAGAGGTGAGGTCGAGGACCACTGGTACACCCTGGTGAACCCCGAGCGGGATCCCGGCCCCGTCTGGATCCACGGGCTCACCAGCGACGTCCTGGAGGGCGCACCGCTCTTCCCGGAGGTCGCCGCACAGCTGTCCGAGCGGCTCGCCGGACGGGTGCTCGTCGCCCACAACGCCGCCTTCGACTGGTCGATGATCGCCCGGGAGTACGCGCGTGCGGCGGTCACCGCGCCCGTCGAGCAGCGTCTGTGCACCATCGCGCTCGCCAAGGAGCTCCGGCTCCCCCTGCCCAACCACAAGCTGGAGTCGCTCGCCGCGCACTTCGGCGTGGTGCAGCAGCGCGCGCACCACGCACTGGACGACGCACGGGTACTGGCCGAGGCGTTCCGGCCGAGTCTGCACGCGGCGGCCAGGGACGGGGTGCGGCTGCCGCTGCTGGAGTGCCGCCCGCTGACGGAGTGGAGCGACTCGCCGGTCATCCCGCGCGCCGGCTACCGGCCGTCGCAGGGACAGGGCAGCTGGCGCCCCTCGCGCAAGCGTCCCGCGTGCCCGTATCCGAACCCCGGGCGCTACGAGTCGGACAAACCGCTCATGCAGGGCATGCGTGTGGCCTTCTCGGGAGACACCTCGATCGACCGGGAGCTCCTGGAGGACCGCGCCGTGGAGGCGGGTCTGCACGTGGCGACCAGCGTGTCGCGGCTGACGAGCCTTCTCGTCACCAACGACCCGGACTCGGCCACGTCCAAGACGGTGAAGGCGAAGTCCTTCGGCACCCCGGTCCTGGAGGAGAGCGCCTTCACCCATCTGCTGAGGGACGTGGCACCCGCCGCGACGGTCGCGGTGCCGAAGCCGTCACCGTCATCGGAGTGA
- a CDS encoding lysoplasmalogenase encodes MTPRAGAPRLVRPLLAVFLAVSAVHLGGLLAGVDTVHLVTKPLLMPLLAAYAAARGGPRLLVAALLFGWGGDVLLMPDADAAFLAGMGSFAVGHVCYLWLFGRARVSWPAGLVYAAVLVTFVVLLWPGLPGGLRIPLAGYSLLLTAMAWRAGALGGYAALGGALFLFSDALIATGIADWPQLPAHGFWIMLTYLAAQYLLTWGALDGPANSAGAAPGAYREGSIRI; translated from the coding sequence ATGACCCCCCGTGCCGGCGCGCCCCGGCTCGTGCGCCCGCTGCTCGCGGTCTTCCTCGCCGTATCGGCGGTCCACCTGGGCGGGCTCCTGGCCGGCGTCGACACCGTCCACCTGGTCACCAAGCCCCTGCTGATGCCCCTGCTCGCCGCCTACGCCGCCGCAAGGGGCGGCCCCCGTCTTCTCGTCGCGGCGCTGCTGTTCGGCTGGGGCGGGGACGTGCTGCTGATGCCCGACGCGGATGCGGCCTTCCTCGCCGGGATGGGGTCCTTCGCCGTCGGCCACGTCTGCTATCTGTGGCTCTTCGGGCGTGCCCGCGTCTCCTGGCCGGCCGGCCTCGTGTACGCCGCCGTCCTCGTGACCTTCGTCGTACTCCTGTGGCCCGGTCTGCCGGGCGGGCTGCGGATCCCGCTGGCCGGCTACAGCCTGCTCCTGACCGCGATGGCCTGGCGGGCCGGGGCCCTCGGCGGGTACGCGGCACTGGGCGGCGCCCTCTTCCTGTTCTCCGACGCGCTCATCGCCACCGGTATCGCGGACTGGCCGCAACTGCCCGCCCACGGCTTCTGGATCATGCTGACCTACCTGGCCGCGCAGTACCTGCTCACGTGGGGGGCGCTCGACGGACCCGCGAATTCCGCCGGCGCCGCACCCGGGGCGTACCGTGAGGGGAGTATCAGAATCTGA
- a CDS encoding SURF1 family protein, which yields MYRFLLTRQWVILTLLVLAMIPTMVELGFWQFHRHEHRVEQNALITRNLEAEPVPVTRLTSPGHTVPRSDYWRAVTATGTFDTEHEVVVRRRTSQDERIGVLVLTPLDLKGGGTVLVNRGWVPAAADQQSFPEVPAPPRGEVTVSGRLKADETTSASGIKDLDGLPDRQVMLMNSSQQSHLLGRPVLGGYLEMTGPAPDGGSPETIAAPDDGSIGPHMAYAVQWWLFAAGVPVGWVILVRREKRDREAAAEESETAEQPEPATA from the coding sequence GTGTACCGCTTCCTGTTGACCCGGCAGTGGGTGATTCTCACCCTCCTCGTCCTCGCGATGATTCCCACGATGGTGGAGCTGGGTTTCTGGCAGTTCCACCGGCATGAACACCGGGTCGAGCAGAACGCGCTGATCACGCGGAACCTGGAGGCGGAACCGGTCCCCGTCACCCGCCTCACCTCTCCCGGGCACACGGTCCCCCGCTCCGACTACTGGCGTGCGGTGACGGCCACCGGGACGTTCGACACCGAGCACGAGGTGGTCGTGCGCCGCCGCACATCCCAGGACGAGCGCATCGGCGTACTCGTCCTCACCCCGCTGGACCTCAAGGGCGGCGGCACCGTCCTCGTCAACCGGGGGTGGGTGCCGGCCGCCGCGGACCAGCAGTCCTTCCCGGAGGTCCCGGCGCCGCCGCGCGGCGAGGTCACCGTCTCGGGCCGGCTCAAGGCGGACGAGACGACGAGCGCCAGTGGCATCAAGGACCTCGATGGCCTGCCGGACCGCCAGGTGATGCTGATGAACAGCTCGCAGCAGTCGCACCTGCTGGGCCGTCCCGTGCTGGGCGGTTACCTCGAAATGACCGGCCCGGCACCCGACGGCGGCAGCCCCGAGACGATCGCCGCCCCCGACGACGGCTCCATCGGCCCGCACATGGCGTACGCCGTGCAGTGGTGGCTCTTCGCCGCCGGGGTCCCCGTCGGCTGGGTGATTCTCGTACGCCGCGAGAAGCGCGACCGTGAAGCGGCCGCCGAGGAGAGCGAGACGGCGGAGCAGCCGGAACCGGCGACCGCCTGA
- a CDS encoding sterol desaturase family protein — MEPNLPDVVLWSIPAFVLLTVLEMVSYRLHPDDEAAGYDAKDAATSVTMGLGSLAFDLLWKIPVVAIYAALYELTPLRVPVLWWTVLLMLLAQDFFYYWSHRGHHVIRILWACHVVHHSSRKFNLTTALRQPWTSLTSWPFYLPLIALGVHPAALAFCSSANLVYQFWVHTERIDKLPRPFEYVLNTPSHHRVHHASQGGYLDRNFGGILIVWDRLFGSFAAETERPVFGLTKNITTHNPFRVATHEYAAIARDVRAAATWGERAGRVFRGPGWQPSHTAGAATTPAAPVQQRAATSPAVQQRAATEQAG, encoded by the coding sequence ATGGAGCCGAACCTGCCCGATGTCGTGCTGTGGTCGATCCCGGCCTTCGTCCTGCTCACCGTCCTCGAAATGGTGTCGTACCGCCTCCACCCGGACGACGAGGCAGCCGGGTACGACGCCAAGGACGCCGCCACCAGCGTCACCATGGGGCTGGGCAGCCTGGCCTTCGACCTGTTGTGGAAGATACCGGTCGTGGCGATCTACGCCGCCCTGTACGAACTGACGCCGCTGCGCGTCCCCGTGCTGTGGTGGACGGTCCTGCTGATGCTGCTCGCCCAGGACTTCTTCTACTACTGGTCACACCGCGGCCACCACGTCATCCGGATCCTCTGGGCCTGCCACGTGGTCCACCACTCCAGCCGGAAGTTCAACCTCACCACGGCCCTCCGCCAGCCCTGGACCTCGCTCACCTCCTGGCCGTTCTACCTCCCGCTGATCGCGCTGGGCGTCCACCCGGCCGCGCTCGCCTTCTGTTCCTCGGCGAACCTCGTCTACCAGTTCTGGGTGCACACGGAGCGGATCGACAAGCTGCCCCGGCCCTTCGAGTACGTGCTCAACACGCCCTCCCACCACCGGGTCCACCACGCCTCCCAGGGCGGGTACCTCGACCGGAACTTCGGCGGGATCCTCATCGTCTGGGACCGGCTCTTCGGGTCGTTCGCCGCCGAGACCGAGCGCCCCGTCTTCGGCCTCACCAAGAACATCACCACCCACAACCCGTTCCGCGTCGCCACCCACGAATACGCGGCCATCGCCCGCGACGTGCGGGCTGCCGCCACCTGGGGAGAGCGGGCGGGCCGGGTCTTCCGGGGGCCGGGCTGGCAGCCGTCGCACACCGCCGGCGCCGCCACCACTCCGGCCGCGCCGGTGCAGCAGCGCGCCGCCACCTCCCCGGCCGTGCAGCAGCGCGCCGCCACCGAGCAGGCCGGATGA